A section of the Epinephelus moara isolate mb chromosome 3, YSFRI_EMoa_1.0, whole genome shotgun sequence genome encodes:
- the cdkn2aipnl gene encoding CDKN2AIP N-terminal-like protein, translated as MANLDVEDFIQQNRAVADKVETYRGYWESEKHWEARREFILRNMNDFEDPQLDQLLSLSMVWANNVFLGCRYSTELLDKVKEMAEGIEVEDAPVFKTRDEIMKKQQGR; from the exons ATGGCTAACTTGGACGTAGAGGATTTTATTCAACAAAACAGAGCTGTGGCGGACAAAGTGGAAACGTATCGAGGTTACTGGGAGAGTGAGAAACACTGGGAGGCCAGGAGGGAGTTTATCCTGCGGAACATGAACGACTTCGAGGATCCGCAGCTGGACCAgctgctgtctctgtccatGGTGTGGGCTAACAACGTCTTCCTCGGCTGTCG GTATAGCACAGAGCTCCTTGACAAAGTGAAGGAAATGGCTGAAGGCATCGAGGTGGAGGACGCGCCAGTCTTCAAAACAAGAGATGAGATTATGAAAAAGCAACAG GGTCGATGA